From Nematostella vectensis chromosome 14, jaNemVect1.1, whole genome shotgun sequence, a single genomic window includes:
- the LOC5510445 gene encoding alanine--glyoxylate aminotransferase isoform X1, protein MSLSVLRSRQTSLLFRQCRLLIKNVRCSSEMAHFPMQTTTKIEPPKALLKPLAPHPKLLFGPGPSNPNARIYNAAAMPMLGHFQKEFHNILDEIKAGLQYAFQTNNEYTLVFTGAGHTGMEGSMMNIVERGETFLVCENGMWGMRAKDIADRQGLDVRVIKKTPGEAFTLEDIEAALKEHKPAAMFITHSESSTGVCQPLEGVGALCHKYNCLVIADTVASLGGTPFFTDDLELDVVYTGSQKVFGCPPGICPITFSPRAIEKVRNRKTRVPSFYLDILEIGNYWGCDEGARRYHHTAPINLLYTLRESLAQLAEESLESCWKRHHDNAELFWKGIEDLGLKMFVKDKNLRLPTLNTIEIPPDFPNWKGVLDYLMSTYHFEIVGGMGPTVGKVWRIGMMGFNSHKENVPAVLRLFKEALDATKQSAGK, encoded by the exons ATGAGCCTGAGTGTTCTACGGAGCCGGCAGACTTCGCTTTTGTTCAGGCAGTGTAGACTTTTGATCAAAAACGTTCGCTGTTCGTCTGAAATGGCCCATTTTCCGATGCAAACGACTACTAAAATCGAGCCCCCAAAGGCTCTTCTAAAGCCGTTAGCGCCACATCCAAAATTGTTATTCGGACCTGGACCTTCGAATCCAAATGCGAGAATATACAACGCGGCGGCAATGCCAATGTTAGGACATTTTCAGAAGGAGTTTCACAATATTCTTGACGAAATCAAGGCAGGGTTACAATATGCATTCCAAACGAACAACGAATACACACTTGTCTTCACTGGAGCCGGGCATACGGGCATGGAAGGATCGATGATGAACATTGTCGAGCGAGGAGAGACGTTTCTGGTCTGTGAAAATGGAATGTGGGGGATGCGAGCCAAGGATATCGCCGATCGACAAG GGCTTGATGTCAGAGTGATTAAGAAGACTCCTGGGGAGGCCTTTACTCTTGAAGATATAGAGGCCGCGCTCAAAGAACATAAACCAGCTGCCATGTTCATCACTCACAGCGAGTCATCAACAGGCGTGTGTCAGCCACTTGAGGGTGTTGGTGCTCTTTGCCACAA gtacaactgtCTGGTCATCGCTGACACAGTAGCATCCTTGGGCGGCACCCCATTCTTCACCGACGACTTGGAGCTTGATGTGGTGTATACTGGTTCACAAAAGGTGTTTGGATGTCCACCCGGCATCTGTCCAATCACATTCAGCCCAAGGGCAAT TGAGAAAGTGCGAAACAGGAAGACCAGAGTACCATCATTCTATCTGGACATCTTGGAAATTGGTAACTACTGGGGGTGTGACGAGGGAGCTCGGCGGTACCATCATACCGCACCCATCAACCTGCTGTATACACTGAGGGAGAGCTTGGCTCAGCTAGCAGAAGAG AGCCTTGAGAGTTGTTGGAAGAGACATCATGACAACGCTGAGCTTTTCTGGAAAGGAATTGAGGACTTGGGACTTAAGATGTTTGTCAAAGATAAA AATCTTCGTCTGCCGACCCTGAACACCATTGAGATCCCCCCTGATTTCCCGAACTGGAAAGGTGTGCTGGATTACCTCATGAGCAC TTATCACTTTGAGATTGTTGGCGGAATGGGCCCTACTGTTGGCAAG
- the LOC5510445 gene encoding alanine--glyoxylate aminotransferase isoform X2, with translation MSLSVLRSRQTSLLFRQCRLLIKNVRCSSEMAHFPMQTTTKIEPPKALLKPLAPHPKLLFGPGPSNPNARIYNAAAMPMLGHFQKEFHNILDEIKAGLQYAFQTNNEYTLVFTGAGHTGMEGSMMNIVERGETFLVCENGMWGMRAKDIADRQGLDVRVIKKTPGEAFTLEDIEAALKEHKPAAMFITHSESSTGVCQPLEGVGALCHKYNCLVIADTVASLGGTPFFTDDLELDVVYTGSQKVFGCPPGICPITFSPRAIEKVRNRKTRVPSFYLDILEIGNYWGCDEGARRYHHTAPINLLYTLRESLAQLAEESLESCWKRHHDNAELFWKGIEDLGLKMFVKDKNLRLPTLNTIEIPPDFPNWKGVLDYLMSTYHFEIVGGMGPTVGKVWRLGFMGFNSEKHYVTLALRMLKEAMEHVGYKARL, from the exons ATGAGCCTGAGTGTTCTACGGAGCCGGCAGACTTCGCTTTTGTTCAGGCAGTGTAGACTTTTGATCAAAAACGTTCGCTGTTCGTCTGAAATGGCCCATTTTCCGATGCAAACGACTACTAAAATCGAGCCCCCAAAGGCTCTTCTAAAGCCGTTAGCGCCACATCCAAAATTGTTATTCGGACCTGGACCTTCGAATCCAAATGCGAGAATATACAACGCGGCGGCAATGCCAATGTTAGGACATTTTCAGAAGGAGTTTCACAATATTCTTGACGAAATCAAGGCAGGGTTACAATATGCATTCCAAACGAACAACGAATACACACTTGTCTTCACTGGAGCCGGGCATACGGGCATGGAAGGATCGATGATGAACATTGTCGAGCGAGGAGAGACGTTTCTGGTCTGTGAAAATGGAATGTGGGGGATGCGAGCCAAGGATATCGCCGATCGACAAG GGCTTGATGTCAGAGTGATTAAGAAGACTCCTGGGGAGGCCTTTACTCTTGAAGATATAGAGGCCGCGCTCAAAGAACATAAACCAGCTGCCATGTTCATCACTCACAGCGAGTCATCAACAGGCGTGTGTCAGCCACTTGAGGGTGTTGGTGCTCTTTGCCACAA gtacaactgtCTGGTCATCGCTGACACAGTAGCATCCTTGGGCGGCACCCCATTCTTCACCGACGACTTGGAGCTTGATGTGGTGTATACTGGTTCACAAAAGGTGTTTGGATGTCCACCCGGCATCTGTCCAATCACATTCAGCCCAAGGGCAAT TGAGAAAGTGCGAAACAGGAAGACCAGAGTACCATCATTCTATCTGGACATCTTGGAAATTGGTAACTACTGGGGGTGTGACGAGGGAGCTCGGCGGTACCATCATACCGCACCCATCAACCTGCTGTATACACTGAGGGAGAGCTTGGCTCAGCTAGCAGAAGAG AGCCTTGAGAGTTGTTGGAAGAGACATCATGACAACGCTGAGCTTTTCTGGAAAGGAATTGAGGACTTGGGACTTAAGATGTTTGTCAAAGATAAA AATCTTCGTCTGCCGACCCTGAACACCATTGAGATCCCCCCTGATTTCCCGAACTGGAAAGGTGTGCTGGATTACCTCATGAGCAC TTATCACTTTGAGATTGTTGGCGGAATGGGCCCTACTGTTGGCAAG